A genomic segment from Diceros bicornis minor isolate mBicDic1 chromosome 5, mDicBic1.mat.cur, whole genome shotgun sequence encodes:
- the LOC131405897 gene encoding olfactory receptor 11H2-like — protein MRTLETTNTSGFVSEFILLGFPCGTDIQILLFVLFSFIYLLTLLGNTSIIYAVWSSRKLHTPMYILLANFSFLEICYVSSDVPKMLANIISQTRSISYAGCLLQFYFFFSMCAAECLFLSVMSFDRFLAICRPLHYPTIMTHHLCAQLVVFCWAGGFLWLLTPLTLISQVTFCGPNIIDHFLCDLAPLLALSCAPVPKITLICGIFSSLIIFLTFLYILGTYFCVLSVVLQVPSGSGRHKAFSTCASHLAVVSLFYGSVMVMYVSPGSGDYPGMQKFVTLFYALATPFFNPLSYNFQNKDMKEALKKILNVLLQEISKGFKSRI, from the coding sequence ATGAGGACCTTGGAGACTACTAATACCTCTGGATTTGTGAGTGAGTTCATTCTCCTGGGCTTTCCCTGTGGCACAGACATCcagatcctcctctttgtgctcttCTCCTTCATTTACCTCCTGACCCTCCTGGGGAACACATCCATCATCTATGCTGTGTGGTCAAGCCGGAAACTCCACACACCCATGTACATCCTCCTGGCCAACTTCTCCTTCCTGGAGATCTGCTATGTCAGTTCTGATGTGCCCAAAATGTTGGCCAACATCATCTCCCAGACCAGGAGCATCTCCTACGCTGGCTGCCTGCTCCAGTTCTACTTCTTCTTCTCCATGTGTGCTGCTGAGTGCTTATTTCTGTCGGTAATGTCTTTTGATCGATTTCTTGCCATTTGTAGACCTTTGCACTATCCCACTATAATGACCCATCACCTATGTGCTCAGTTAGTGGTTTTCTGCTGGGCAGGTGGCTTTCTCTGGTTACTGACTCCTTTGACTCTGATATCTCAGGTGACCTTCTGTGGTCCAAACATCATTGACCATTTTCTCTGTGATCTGGCACCTTTGCTGGCATTGTCCTGTGCTCCAGTACCTAAAATTACTCTGATCTGTGGAATCTTTAGCTCTCTCATCATCTTTCTCACCTTCCTGTACATCCTGGGCACTTACTTCTGTGTTCTAAGTGTGGTGCTACAGGTGCCCTCAGGCTCAGGAAGGCACAAGGCTTTCTCTACTTGTGCCTCCCACCTTGCTGTGGTGTCTCTGTTCTATGGCTCAGTCATGGTGATGTACGTTAGCCCAGGTTCTGGGGACTATCCTGGGATGCAGAAATTTGTGACCTTGTTCTATGCTTTGGCAACCCCATTCTTTAATCCTCTGAGCTACAACTTTCAGAACAAAGATATGAAGGAGGCactaaagaaaattctaaatgtGTTGTTACAGGAAATCTCTAAAGGATTCAAAAGTAGAATTTAG